The proteins below come from a single Maylandia zebra isolate NMK-2024a linkage group LG23, Mzebra_GT3a, whole genome shotgun sequence genomic window:
- the LOC101468209 gene encoding granzyme-like protein 1 — MHALQKCLLFTAVTCLIQNALGSEIINGKKADEKFMQYMASVQNNKIHTCGGFLVSEDFVMTAAHCAVKKLKSLSVVLGTHDLKKANKKMRYGVKMMCRHPAFKEVANGNDIMLLKLSKKVSLGGKKPIKLIPLPIQQLNLKEKKICSVAGWGPTEPRKHRSGYVNELQVLDVPIINKDECQKVWGQIPKNVICAGGYKAKSGICQGDSGGPLICNKLAVGIVSFNNNNGCNYPDVPNVYTDISQFLPWITDILKKKKCKG, encoded by the exons ATGCACGCTCTACAGAAGTGTCTTCTATTCACAGCTGTGACATGCCTCATACAAAATG caCTGGGAAGTGAAATCATAAATGGCAAAAAGGCTGATGAAAAGTTCATGCAGTATATGGCATCagtacaaaacaacaaaatacacacatgTGGAGGATTCCTTGTCAGTGAAGACTTTGTAATGACTGCTGCGCATTGTGCTGTTAA GAAGCTTAAATCCTTAAGTGTTGTTCTGGGTACCCATGATCTCAAGAAGGCAAATAAGAAAATGAGATATGGAGTAAAAATGATGTGCAGACACCCTGCCTTCAAGGAAGTTGCAAATGGGAATGACATCATGCTCCTCAAA CTGTCTAAGAAAGTTTCCCTGGGTGGCAAAAAACCAATTAAGCTAATTCCACTTCCAATTCAACAACTAAACCTGAAGGAAAAGAAGATCTGCAGTGTAGCTGGATGGGGGCCCACAGAACCTCGTAAACATCGATCTGGTTATGTTAATGAGCTGCAAGTGTTGGATGTTCCCATCATTAACAAGGACGAGTGTCAGAAGGTGTGGGGACAAATTCCCAAAAATGTTATTTGCGCCGGTGGATACAAAGCAAAGAGTGGAATCTGTCAg GGTGATTCTGGTGGGCCTCTCATATGTAACAAGTTGGCTGTTGGTATTGTTTCCTTTAACAACAACAATGGCTGTAACTATCCAGATGTCCCAAACGTCTATACAGACATATCACAATTTCTTCCTTGGATCACAGATattctcaagaaaaaaaaatgcaaagggtaa